The Ischnura elegans chromosome 10, ioIscEleg1.1, whole genome shotgun sequence genome contains the following window.
TTTaactaatgaaaaaaacaagatgaaAATACAAAATGCCAAACTATTCAGTAGTGGGTAAGTGGTGATGGATAGTCGTCATAAGGATCAGCCTACTAGAGTCATCATTACGTTGAACAACAGAAATCGAAATATGGCATAAAATTTCTCACCTGAAAGGCATGCTGGTGATTACGGCTGGTAATAATTCCACATTCAGCCATAATAAAAACTTGGATAAGCAACAGACGTTTTGCAAGTTTAACCCCCACATTGTTATTTTAATGACCCAATGCCACCAAAATAATTTGCCAGTGAAAAGAATTGGCAGATACTCGACAGCCACAACACCAAAAGaacctataaaaaaatttaaaattgtaatattcaCAGCAGTTGAGCAGAAGAAGATAAATAAGAGAAAACATTCTTGAGTGAGTGCACGGCAAGAGAATTGTGATGAGAACAAGTGTATATTATGGTTTAAAATGAGCACAGAAGACTAGTATAAAATGTAACTTACCAAGAAGGGACTTAGTTCTAAGATATCTGATTTCACTTTAAAAAGCAATGCTGGAAAATGTTTCTCAGTTCCAGCAAGAGGGCATAATAAGCTAGAGCACAATTACTGGTCACACCTATAAAAGATAAGCTTATTATAGTAACAAAAAAAACAGGAATCATCTGGGAATGACTGATAATTAAGTCTCAGTTATAATTCATCTTCATAAGCACTCAGAGATCTTGGTGATAAAAATAGTCATCACTAGAAAATAGAAAATCAGTAGCTCTAATAATGTTTCACACTTACATCAAAGGTGATGCATTCAGTTGGGTCTTTGGTCCCCTTGCAGAAAATGACAGCAATACCAAAATGTATTACCTAAGGACAAACAAGGTGCCTCAGGACAAATTGAGGATGGACCTGAAAAGATAAGTTTGTTACTGCTGAACTACTCCAAATATCCACACAATGCACTTAACGTGAACTCAGATTTAGAAAATCTTCAAAAACATTCAGAGATCTTGGTGATAAAAATAGTCATCACTAAAAAGTAAGTCATCAGATGCATCACATCCATACCTGTAACCATCCTGCAAACCACAGTGATGATCAATAACTGGGCACATCAATCATTAACAGACCACATCCTGGGTCATAACAAATATTCAACATGGACTTCTTTCATTGAcgaattgaaataattcaattaatactgAAATACCGAATTGCAGAGACTGGAGAATTCCATACAGTCAGATCCTGAAAATCAATTACAAATTAGAGTAAGAAATATTACTACATGTACACTGGCACCATGCAAAAAGAGATGAGACTGTATAAACTTACCCTTCTAGTATTGGTTACCTTAGTCCTTGCTTTCCAGTAGACTTGACTGTATGCATAGAATAATACAGGTTGACTAACTTTGGATAACCAAAGGGCACGCAATATACTTGGAATAACTAAAGGGTTGCAAATGCTGCGTTCAGGTTCAAGAACATTCCCGACATTTCAATTATAGGGTCGAACCAAGTACCTCGACAATATGTTGCCCAAATTTTCTGCACaataattgattataaaataCACCTTTGCAATTTAAGTAAGTGGCGCATATGAGGAGAATATGGCACATGGGCTACCAACCTGCACATGTATTGCAATTAATTACCCAAGTTGAGGATTAACTTATGTCACCATCCAGGCTTAGGAAGCCATTATAAAAATGTAAGCCTTAAAATACACTGATCATCAACCAAAAAGACTGAGGATTCAACTTATCTGTACAATAACTACTTGATGAAAATATGAGAATACCAGTTTTCCTTTGTCAACACAAgtcattggaaaatttattctaaaaacCTAAACAGCATGGTAAGGCTAACTTCGCAACTAAATGAGGATGACACAATTTGATTATAAGCTTGGGCCCCCACCAATGTCATACAAGACAAACATCTGAACGTTGATTACAAGAAGGTGGATGAAAGAAAGGATCACTTAAAGCAACaggtgaaaattaaattaacatttttttattaattcccttTACTGTTACACATCTACTCTGTTTTCTTAGCGCGGCCTTTCTTTGCTGGAAGTGGCTTCTGAGATTTTAAGACAGCACTGGCTCGACGCAAGGCCATCTGCAATAAAAACAGGTccataataaatgaataaacaaataaaaaaataaatagataaataaaccATAGAAGTACAATTGCTACACACACTTTCAACAACTAAGGTTGCAAgggtttaagaaaataaaataacactaCAATTAGCCGAATGCTTACAACCATGATTGATGTGTGATGCATCACCATAGGAGTAAATCAGCAATCGTACTGAAGAAAGCGGGCTAAACTCCAACCGCAGACTCTACTTACTACAAGTAACAGCAACCAACtgagaagataaaatttcaaGCCTGGATGGACCCTAATTTTTTCAAGAGGCCTTTGACTGCTGTGACAGATTTACTCTTCATGAATTTCCCATCACTCCGAAAGACCCAGTTAAGCCTCAACAAAAACACCAAACCCTTATGCACCTATTTATGCCCAGATTTCCCCACCCACACATACCTATGTCCACCATCGCCAAAAAGCTTCTTTTCTACCCAAATGAATATACAGTAGAAGATCAATCATCCAGAATGCTTGGGACCACATGCATTCTGGATTAATATATGTTATGTGAATAGACCAGTAACCTGGATATAAGCAATATGACAACTTTTTTTCAGAATGCGTGTTGGTGGCAGCGGAAAAGATGCATTGTTGAGtcaagaaatgagaaaataccaatcacattcataaaatttatgactAAAGATTCAATTAAAAAAGATTCGAGAAGTGCATTTAAGTTCTTCGTTCATAAATCACAAGGGCAGATAAGTCGAGCAAGTAATTTTGATGTAACAACCCTTACATTGAAGGAAAAATGGCACAAAATTTTTACAATCTGActaaaacatcaatatttttgccCCTCCTTTTTTTTCAGCGTGCACCTGTTGCatgtttcaaatcattttcacaACTACTAGCAAACTCATTGGCAATTATCAAATCCTCTGATCAAGGTAACCCCATTTCTTATACATTATCATTGATAATAACGGATTGTAAACTTCTACTCTTAAATTTGATACTAGTAGACGCATCTAATCTTAAAAGTTTGGTGTACATGAGTATTTTGTAAAAACTACTTAGCCTTAACTCCATTAACAATCTGACTAGTCTGCATAATTCATACAGAGGTGTCAAAGAAATACCAGATTCCTGGATTACCGATCTTCTACTCAATATGATTTTGCAAATTCTGAAAGGATGGGAAATCCATCCTAAGACATTAACACAGCCATGCAATTGGTTTGCCACCTATTCATTCACCGAAAACTATTAAGCCTTTGAAGGGCCGAGACTGATGGACAGGGAAGTGACGAGCACACTGCTGAGAATCATATACTGCAGTACCAAGGATGGGCAATAGGTATAAGTGCAAAATTCTACTCTTCCAGAGAgctccaaaataattaaaaatcttcaTTCGGTATCCAAAAAAGCATTTTTCTTGGAGGAAGTCAGTCGCACAAAGGTTAAAAGTATAATGCAAGCAAAAGTACCAGGAGAATTAATTACAGGGATGATTCATATAAATAAGGAACCttaggaaaattaaaagaaatataaaatattgaaactgatttagacatatttttttaaacaacataCTTCCTTTGGTCACAATTTCCTCTAACTTTCCAAGGAAATTAGGAGGAATTAGAGTGGGACagatttaacattatttttaaattaattaaaacattgcAAACGAAGTATAGTTTGTTAATGTTGGCCTAAGCAATGGAAAGTTACTGTACTAGTACTTAAcccaataaaattaaattttcctcaaaaatttacgccaattatttttcctgtgttGTAATAGCACGCTtaattttctatttacaattacTGATTGAATAGGATTAGAAAGAATAATTAATTCTATTAAGAATTAACATAACAGGTAATGTCAATGAATAAGAATTCACTGAATTAAAGTGCTGATTCCAACCTGATGCATACACAACAACCAAACTGGATGTATAAATAACACCAATTCGTCCTAAATTATCGACATTTCAACATCCATTCTCTCATTCACCAAATCATTTTGACGGTACTCATTAAACATTTCAATACATTTAGTGCTCACTTATTGAAAAAACTATCACTTTCGGATCCAAGACATTGTTCGGAATACACCAATAGAAATGAATCCGCAAAAGGACGGGCGTCTGTAACGACATATTCGcatttttcatcatgaatgtaaacgCTAATAAGAAACTGTGTTAACTTCAATAGAAGCATTCCAGTTCATCCAAATCATGGCACACGCCAACTCATATTTTGACGGACCTTTGAAGCGACCAAGAAAGGCTGAAATTATTCCTATCTATACTGGTTTCATTTTCCTGACCGTATGCAGTTGTGTGAAATTTCAGTTCTCCAAAGACTGGTATCCGAACACCGCGATAGGAATATGTTGTTattgtgaaatattaatttatctaaaTCATGTTATCCATACATTCGATATTAAGAAACCCCATTGCATGGATCTCTGTAACTATACAAATTCTATAacgagattaatttttttttcaatacaggCACAACCAATGGCACAGGCTAATTTGTCACGGAAGGAGTATGCCAGGGCAAAGCAGTTATGATTCTCACCACATCGAGAATATCATAACGATGGCACTGAGAGACAGACGCAATCAAAACCAACTTACCTTCAGAAGATCGGGCCTGTAACGATTTGCTCTGATAAACCTCTTCAGTTTGTAGAGTGACCGCCGAGGACCAGCCTTCATCTGAGTTCGAACCAAGGACTTGGCTGGATGCCTCTGAAAATACAAAGATCAATTCATTTCCATCACGACATGAGCGAATCCATAGCTCAGAGGCATAAAATACATGCTAATCTACTAACCGATGCCTTCGCCTTTTTGTACACAAGTGTAAATCCCTTGTTGTCCGCAGGCGCTTCAATTCCTATCATCTTTTTATGAATTAGTCCATTGTATCTGAAGGAATTTAAA
Protein-coding sequences here:
- the LOC124166541 gene encoding 60S ribosomal protein L28: MSADLVWMMIRNNHSYLVKKRNVKKPFSKEPHNLSNLNSFRYNGLIHKKMIGIEAPADNKGFTLVYKKAKASRHPAKSLVRTQMKAGPRRSLYKLKRFIRANRYRPDLLKMALRRASAVLKSQKPLPAKKGRAKKTE